The Caproicibacterium amylolyticum genome includes the window TATCGCAGGAAAAACTCCATGTTGGACTGCCCGCCTGCAACCCATACATCACCGACTGCAATGTCCGAAAAATGAAAAGCAGGTGTGCCGTCAGCGGTAATATCCAATGTCAGGTTAGTGCAAGTGTCCGCGGCAGGCAGTTCACAACGCCAGCAGCCGTTTGCGACAACTGTCTCAGTTTTGTCACAGCCTATCTGCACCTGTACACTGGTACCGTTTTCTCCGGTTCCCCAGATAATGCGCGGCTTGCCGCGCTGAAATATCATTTTATTTCCAATTAGTTCTGCTGCTTGAATTTTGCTCATGCATTTTTCCTCCTGCACTTTTCAACTGTTATTCATCATAGCAGTTGAAAAAGATACTGTAAACCTGCACACGCGCACAAATACAAATTTTTTTAGTGCGAAAAATGTCTTGCAAAAAAAACAATGATGTAGTATAATAATAAAGTATTAGCCGGAATGATGGAATTGGCAGACGTGCGGGACTCAAAATCCCGTGGTGGCGACACCGTGCGGGTTCGACCCCCACTTCCGGCACCATAGAAAAAGGAAGAAAAGCCTGCGCAGTTTTTGCGCAGGCTTTTCTCTGAACAAACAGAACTGGAAAGCAACTTTTTTATCATCGTGAATTGTAAAAATGAGGGCAAGAAAATGCACAGTTATTTTATGTGTACCAAAAGGATCAGTTTTTCTAAATGGACGGTCTCTGATCTGAATTTGGCGACTGAACTGTGGGGGGATAAAGAAGTTACGCGGTTTATTTATGCATCCGGTGAATTTACAGCGCAGGATATTCAGCGTCGTTTACAGACGGAAATCGAAAATGAAAAAAATTATGGTGTTCAGTATTGGCCTATTTTTAATATTGAATCTGGTGAATTTATTGGCTGCTGTGGGTTGCGACCATGCAGGGACGAAAAACTGGTGTATGAAATTGGCTGCCACTTGCACAAAAAGTACTGGGGAAAGGGTTATGCTTCTGAAGCAGTGCAAGCGGTTATACAGTATGGTACTTCTGCACTGAAAGCGACTAAAATATGTTTAGGGCATCACCCAAAGAACGCTGTGCCCAAAAAGTTGGCAATAAAGTTCAGATTTCGATATATTGGGGACGAATTTTATGAACCGACAGGGCTGTACCATCCTACTTATGAGTTGATTTTATAAATGAAATGTGATTGGTATATGCAAAAAAGGCTGCCGCTTGTTTTGTGCTTGCGGCAGCCTTTTTTGCATTGGAAGAAAATATAATAATGGAAAACGTATAAGCGCTTTTAGTTAGTTATCACTAACTAAAATAAATTTTATCAAAATCTTTATGTTTTGTCAACTGTGCAATTTTGTAAGTGCCACAATTAAGGATTCTGCTTTTGTGTTCTGCTTGTGCATTATAAGAGAAAAATGAGCCGAAAAGCGGCAAAATGTATAATTGTATAAAATTAAGCACAACTTTTCTGTTTGACATGTGTTTTCGTTAATGATAACATAAAAAATAAAGTAACTTACATTGGGCAGACTGACGCATAAAGACGGGAAGTTGAAAACTATGAATTCATTAAGTATTCGGGATATCGCAAAAATGGCCGGTGTTTC containing:
- a CDS encoding GNAT family N-acetyltransferase — translated: MHSYFMCTKRISFSKWTVSDLNLATELWGDKEVTRFIYASGEFTAQDIQRRLQTEIENEKNYGVQYWPIFNIESGEFIGCCGLRPCRDEKLVYEIGCHLHKKYWGKGYASEAVQAVIQYGTSALKATKICLGHHPKNAVPKKLAIKFRFRYIGDEFYEPTGLYHPTYELIL